The sequence TCTGGCAGAACGCGATCATCCCCAATCTCCGCGAAGAAGACCTGGAGGCGGTGAAAGCCGCCATCCTCGCCTGCGGCCTCGCTTGGTCCGCCACCTCGGTGTCCGGCGGTTTGGTGGCCTGCACCGGCAACAAGGGCTGCAAGTATGCCTCCGCCGACACCAAGGGCCACGCGCTCAAGCTCGGCAGCTACCTGGAACAAACCGTTTCGCTCGACCAGCCGGTCAACATCCACCTCACCGGTTGCCCGCACTCCTGTGCCCAGCACTACATCGGCGACATCGGCATGATCGCCGTGAAGGTGAAGACCGCCAATGGCGACACGGTGGAGGGTTACAACATCGTGCTCGGCGGCGGCACCGACGACACCCGCCGCATCGCCCGCGAGATCTGGAAGAGCCTGCCCTACGAGGAAATTCCGCCGCTGCTCGAATCCCTGCTCAAGGTTTACCTCGCGACCCGCCAGGACAACGAGACCTTCAACACCTTCGCCAACCGCCACTCGGTGGAAGACCTGAAGGCGCTGCTCGGAACCGCCCTGCCCTCCTGAAACCCCGAACCTTTCCATTGCCATGTCACTCCCCATCCCCACCGACGCTCCGTTCAACGACACGCAACGCATGTGGTTGAAGGGCTTCTTCGCCGGCCTCGGCCTGTCCGCACCGGCCGGAGGATCGACCGCCGCCGAGCCCGCCGCCACCGGTGAACCGCTGGCCATCCTCTGGGGCTCCCAGACCGGCACCGCGGAGGCCTTCGCGAAACAGCTCGCGAAGAAGGCCAAGGCCGCCGGCCTCGCGCCGACCATCTACGACATGTCCGCGATCGACGCGGCGACGCTGTCCGCTCTGGGCAACGTGGCGATCCTGACCAGCACCTACGGCGACGGCGAGCCGCCGGACAATGCGGCCGCGCTCTACGCCGCCGTGATGGCGGAGAACAACGCGCTGCTGGCCGGGGTGAAGTACAGCGTCTTCGCGCTGGGCGATTCCAACTACCCGGCTTTCTGCCAGTGCGGACGCGACTTCGACGCGAAGCTCGAAGCGCTCGGTGCCACCCGGGTTTCGCCGCGGGTGGAAGGTGATTGCGATTACGATGCGCCGTTCGCGACTTGGTCGGAGACCCTGCTGGGCGCGTTGGCACATGAAACCGCCGCTGCATGAACTCGATCCAGGAATCCCGCGACATCCGCAAGACCGCGGTATTGCGGACCCTCATCGACGACCTGCTCGCCGAACAGAAGCAGCTTCAAACTCCTGTCGCCCGGTTTGCGGACATCCACGACCGCGAGCCGGACCTGGCGGAACATTACCGCAATCTCATCCCGCTGAGCGCCCCGGGACCGGGCGAACAGTATGCCTTCGAGGTCTCGCTGGACCGTTGCACCTCTTGCAAGTCCTGCGTGGCCGCCTGCCACTCGCTCAATGGTCTGGATGACGATGAGGCGTGGCGGGACATTGGTTCGCTGGTGGGAGGCAAGGAGGAGCCGGCCTGGCAACAGACCGTCACCACCGCCTGCCACCACTGCGCCGACCCCGGCTGCATGACCGGCTGCCCGGTAGGCGCCTATGAAAAGGACAAGGACACCGGCATCGTCCGCCACCTGGACGACCAGTGCATCGGCTGCTCCTACTGCCTGCTGAAGTGCCCCTACGAAGTCCCGAAGTATTCCAAGAAGCGGGGCATCGTCCGCAAGTGCGACATGTGCCACGGCCGCCTCGCCGCCGGTGAGGCCCCGGCCTGCGTGCAGGCCTGCCCGACGGGCGCGATCCGCATCGTGAAGCGGAAGATTTCCGAAGTGGTCGAGGAAGGTCTGGCTGGGAAGGGATTCCTGACCGGAGCGCCAACGCCAAAGGTCACCAAGCCCTCCACCCGCTACGTCGGCCGCCCGGTGCCCAGCACCGCGAAGCCCGCCGACCAGGAAACCCTCACCCTCCAGCACACGCACCTGCCGCTGGTGCTGATGCTCACGCTCACCCAGGCGGGCCTCGGCCTGCTGATCGCCGCCGCTTTCCTGAAGCACACCGCGGTGGCCGTCACCGGCGCGGGGGTGTTCTTCACGGGCATGGGCGCGTCCATTCTCCACCTCGGTCGTCCGCTCGGAGCGTGGCGGTTTTTCCTCGGCCTGCGCACGAGCTGGCTGTCGCGGGAAATCCTCGCGTTCTCGATGGTGGCCCCGCTGGCGATGCTGATCCCGGCCCTGCCGTGGCTGACGCCCTACATCCCGGAGAAGATCGCGGGACCGGTGCACCAGTTCATCGGCACCCTGCCGCCGACGCTGGCGGTGCTTTCGCTGATCGCGGTCTTCACCTCGGTGATGATCTACGTGGACACGCATCGCCCGACCTGGCGGATCTCGATCACCGGCACCCGCTTCTTCGGCACGCTGCTGGTGTTCGCCGCGCTGGGGCTGGCAGCTTCCGCGCCGTCGTTCCTCACGCTGGCCATTGGCGGGCTGGCGATCGTGGCGAAGTTGATCCCCGAATCACGCTTCCTGCGGGACAATCTCGACCCGGATGATCCGTGGAGCCCGGATGCGCACGTGGCCCGTCTGATGCGGCTGCGGAAGATGGCACCGTTCCTCAATGGACGCTTCACGGGAGCCCTCGCCGCGCTGTTCGCGCTGATGATCTCGCCGTGGATCTCGATCGCGCTGATGCTGGTGGCGGAGCTGCTGGAGCGCGCGATGTTCTTCAGCACGGTTTACTCGCCGAAAATGCCCGGCGGCACCGGCGGTTCTTGCAAGCACTGAGGCCCGCACCCCGGATGAGCCTGCTTCATCCGGGGGATGACGGCTTCTAACTCCTCGCGTTCATTTGGAATCGCGCGCTCGCACAAGGAATGCTTCAATGCACCCAGAGCCCTTCCTTTTTCCGTGATCCCCTTCAAACAACATGACGG comes from Luteolibacter sp. LG18 and encodes:
- a CDS encoding DmsC/YnfH family molybdoenzyme membrane anchor subunit; its protein translation is MNSIQESRDIRKTAVLRTLIDDLLAEQKQLQTPVARFADIHDREPDLAEHYRNLIPLSAPGPGEQYAFEVSLDRCTSCKSCVAACHSLNGLDDDEAWRDIGSLVGGKEEPAWQQTVTTACHHCADPGCMTGCPVGAYEKDKDTGIVRHLDDQCIGCSYCLLKCPYEVPKYSKKRGIVRKCDMCHGRLAAGEAPACVQACPTGAIRIVKRKISEVVEEGLAGKGFLTGAPTPKVTKPSTRYVGRPVPSTAKPADQETLTLQHTHLPLVLMLTLTQAGLGLLIAAAFLKHTAVAVTGAGVFFTGMGASILHLGRPLGAWRFFLGLRTSWLSREILAFSMVAPLAMLIPALPWLTPYIPEKIAGPVHQFIGTLPPTLAVLSLIAVFTSVMIYVDTHRPTWRISITGTRFFGTLLVFAALGLAASAPSFLTLAIGGLAIVAKLIPESRFLRDNLDPDDPWSPDAHVARLMRLRKMAPFLNGRFTGALAALFALMISPWISIALMLVAELLERAMFFSTVYSPKMPGGTGGSCKH
- a CDS encoding flavodoxin domain-containing protein, producing the protein MSLPIPTDAPFNDTQRMWLKGFFAGLGLSAPAGGSTAAEPAATGEPLAILWGSQTGTAEAFAKQLAKKAKAAGLAPTIYDMSAIDAATLSALGNVAILTSTYGDGEPPDNAAALYAAVMAENNALLAGVKYSVFALGDSNYPAFCQCGRDFDAKLEALGATRVSPRVEGDCDYDAPFATWSETLLGALAHETAAA